From Halomarina ordinaria:
ACCGGACGCGAGCGTCGACGCCGACACGCGGGTCGGGACCGTCGTCGTCCACGCCGCCGACTACGAGTGCCCCTCGCTCGACGCGCGCGTGGGCGTCGTCACGGCCGGTACCTCCGACGCCGTCCCGGCGGGCGAGGCGGCGACGGTCCTCCGGGAGGCCGGCGTCGGCGTGACCCGGGTCGACGACGTGGGCGTCGCGGGGCTGGTGCGCCTGTTCGACCAGTTGGCGACGCTGCGCGAACAGGACCTCCTGATAGTGGCTGCGGGGCGGGAAGGGGCGCTGCCGACGGTACTCGCCGGCCTCGTCGACGTACCCATCGTCGGGCTCCCCGTCTCGACGGGTTACGGCCACGGCGGGGCGGGCGAGGCGGCGCTCGCGGGGATGCTCCAGTCGTGTGCCCCCGTCACCGTCGTCAACGTGGACGCGGGGTTCGCGGCGGGCGTCCAGGCGACGCTCGTCGCGCGGGCGCTCGACGGCGCGCGGCGTGGCGACGAGGGCGACCGAGTATGACGATTCCCTGAGAGGAGAGCGAGGGTATATGACGGTCTACCGAGTAAGGGGGAACGCCGGCAGTAACATGCTGGCAGTAATGGCCAAGTGCGACCACTGTGACGCGCATGTCTCGGAGCGCTTCGCGCGGGTGTTCGCCGACGAGTACGGACGGCTTCTCGCCTGTCCGAGTTGTTCGGCGAACGCCGGTATAGCTGAAGTCTCACGAGATCGCGCAAACAACGCGTGATGGCGAACGTCCATCGAACCGTGGTGTCAACCACCACGCGAAGCCCACTTCCGACCCGTGCCGACTGACACTCACTACGTCTACGTCCTGCGCTGCGGCGACGACACGCTCTACACCGGCTACACCACCGACGTCGAGCGCCGCCTGCGCGAGCACCGCTCGGGAACGGGCGCGAAGTACACCCGCGGTCGCGGGCCGCTCTCGGTCGTCCACGTCGAGTCCTACGGGAGTCGGTCGGCCGCGATGGCCCGCGAGTACGAGGTGAAACAGCTCTCGCGACGGGGGAAGGAACGCCTCTGCGACGACGACCGACCGACGGGGTAACTGGTTTTTTACCCTCCGCCGTCGCTCCGGAACGTATGGAGCACATCTCGTTCGGGACCGACGGCTGGCGGGCGACGCTCGACACCTTCACCGAACCTCGCGTCCGGATGGTCGGTCAGGCCGTCGCCGACCACCTGCGCGCCGCGGGCGACCCGGGCGCGGTCGCCGTCGGCTACGACGCCCGCGACACCTCCCGCGGGTTCGCGGACGCCCTCGCCGAGGTGCTCGCGGACAACGGCTTCGAGGTGCTCGTCAGCGAGCGCGACTGCCCGACGCCGGTGCTCGCGTGGACCGTCCGGGACCGCGGCCTCGCGGGCGGGTTGATGGTGACGGCGAGTCACAACCCGCCGGAGTACAACGGCGTGAAGTTCCTCCCGCCCGGGGGTGCTCCCGCCCTCCCGGAGGTGACCGACGACCTCGAAGACCGGCTCGCGGAGCCGACGGCGCTCCCCGAGGCCGACCGCGGGACGGTGCGCGAGGACACGTTCACGGCCGCCTACTGCCAGCACGCGGTCGACTTCGCGGCCGACCCCGACCTCGACGGGCTTCGCATCGCCTACGACGCCATGCACGGCAGCGGCCGCGGCGTCACCGACGACCTGCTCGCGGCGGCGGGCGCGAGCGTCGAGCGCCTGCGGACCGACCGCGACCCGACCTTCGGGGGCGAGTCGCCCGAACCGACCGCCGAGCGCCTGGGCGACCTCGTCGCGCGCGTGACCGAGGGCGACGCCGACCTCGGGTTCGCCAACGACGGCGACGCCGACCGTCTCGGGGTCATCACGCCGGAACGGGGCTCCCTCGACCCGAACCTCCTCTACGCCGTCCTCTACGACTACCTGCTCGACTCCGGTACCGGAGGGGCGGTCCGCACCGTCTCGACGACGTCCGTCATCGACCGCATCGCCGAGGCGCACGGCGAGCGAGCCGTCGAGGTGCCCGTCGGCTTCAAGTGGGTCGCGGAGGGGATGCGCGAGCACGACGCGCTCGTCGGCGGCGAGGAGTCCGGCGGCTTCGGCATCACCGCCCACCTCCGTAACAAGGACGGCGTCCTCCTGGCGCTCGTGCTCGCGGCCGCCCACGCCGAGCGCCCGCTCGACGAGCGCGCCGACGACATCGAGGCCGAGTTCGGCGAGATTCACCAGGGACGGGTGAGCGTCACCTGTCCCGACGACCGGAAGGCGGCCGTCCTCGACTCCCTCGACGGTGACCTGCCGGAGACCATCGCGGGCGTCGCCGTCGCCGACGTGGGCACCGCCGACGGCTTCAAGGTCTTCCTCGAGGACGGGACGTGGCTGCTCGTCCGACCCAGCGGGACCGAACCCAAACTCCGAGTGTACGCCGAGGCCGACTCCGCAGAACGCGTCGAGGAACTGCTCGCCGCGGGGAGCGACCTCGTCGAACCGCGGGTCTGAGGCGACGAACCTTCTTGTACCGGGACGCGGCCAGCGACCCCGTGCGCTGAGCACCGCCACGGGCCGTCCGCGGGAGCGCGACACGCCGGCCCGTGTTCCACCGGCCGTGTCGCCTGTCAATCCCTCGCCGACTCGTCCAGTCGGCCCCACAGCCGTCCGTCCTCGCGTTCCTCGATGGTGAAGCCGAGCGACGCGTAGAAGGGGCGGACCGCCTCGCGGAAGTCGGCGGTGAGCCGTCCGCGCTCCGAGAGCGCCCGCTCGACCAGGGCCGTCCCGACGCCCCGCGCTCGTCGTCGTCGCCGCACCGCCACGGCGGTCACGTGCTCGTCGTCGAGCACCAGCGCCCCGACCACGCGGTCCTTGCGTCGGGCGACGAACACGGCCCCTCGTCGGATGGCGTCGTCGAGGTCGTCGACGTCGAGGAGCGCCGCGTCGAGGACGCGACGCACCGCGAGCGCCTCGTCCGGGCGGGCGCGGCCCACTGTCGCGTCGCTCACCCGCCCTTGATGAGCCGCAGGACTCGCACGCGCTCCGCGTCGGCCGGTGCGTCCTCGGGGACGGGCCGGCCGTCGACCAGTGCCGTCGCCTCGTGGTGGTTCAGTCCCACCTCGCGGAGCAGGTCGCCGTAGGTGGGCGCGTCCAGTTCGACGGTGTGGGTCGCCTCGCCGACGACCTCGACGGTCACGCGCATGCCCGCAGGACGGCCGGCGGCGGTTTCAGCCTGTCGAGTGGCGTCACTCAGGCCGTCCCCGGGTGTTCCGGCTCCTCGTCGCTCGCGGCCGTCGCGGTCGTGCGCCCCTCGTTCCCCCCGCGTGCAGCGCGATAGAGGACCGTCGCGAGCGCACCGAGCCCCAGCAACGTGACGACGAACTCGACGAGCCCCCCGAGTATCGGCACGAGCGTGAGGACGCCGACGACGAGGAGGCCGACGACCAGCGCCGCCCAGCGGTTGCGCACGTCGGCGAACCGCAACAGCCACGCGCCGACCGCGACCCGCCCGTAGACGCTGCCCATCCACGCGACGAGGACGAACAGGAACGCCCCGAGGAACGTGATGGGGAGGCCGACGATGGTGATGGCGAACAGCACGAGGACGAGGGGCACCGCGAAGAGGACGAGGAGGCCGACTCCCCCCGAGCGTAGCGGCGCGTCGAGTGCCGTCGTCGCGACCCGTCGCGAGAACCCCGGGAGGACGAGCAGGAGGAGCGCGCCGAACAGCAGCGACGCGAGGAACGTGTACACCGTCCCGACGAGGTCGGCGACGCGCGGGTCGACCGGCACCGGTTCGACGCTCACGCTATCGCTCTGCGTGACGGTCCCGTCGACGGTCGCTCCCTCGCTCCGTTCGAGCGTGCCGTCGTACTCCAGGTCGCCGCCGATGGCGGCGGTGTCGGTCAGGCGGACGGTCTCGGCGCCGACGGTGGCGTCGCCGTCGACCTGTCCGGCGATGGTGACGTCGCCGCCGGCGGCCTCCAGCGACCCGCCGACGACCCCCTCGGGACCGACGTCGACCGTCCCGCCGAAGGCGTTCACGTCGCCGTCCACGCGGCCGTCGACGTCGACGGACCCCCCGAAGGCGTTGACGTCTCCCGTGACGGTCCCGCGAACCACCACCGACCCGGCGAAGACGTCGAGGTCGCCGTCGACCACCTCGTTCTCGCCGACGACGACCGACCCGCCGGTTCGCGTCTCGGCGGCGACCACCCCCGGGAGCGCCGCGAGGAGTACGACGAGCGCGACGACCACCGCCCCCGTTCGAACCTGTCTGCTGGAACCCATGACGAGTCGCCCTATGAGTGTCAACGGTATTGAATGTGTCACCCATCCTCGATGGAGTGAGCCGCCGCTCTCGCGGTAGTTAAGTGACGAGGGGAGCAGTGTTCGGTATGAGCGAGGCCGAGGCCGAACCGCGGGCGCGCGGGCGCGAGGTCTGGATAGAGAAGTACCGTCCCCAGTCGCTCGACGAGGTGTTCGGGCAGGAGGACATCGTCGGTCGCCTGCAGAGCTACATCGCGAAGGACGACCTGCCGCACCTGCTGTTCGCCGGCCCCGCGGGCGTGGGGAAGACGACGAGCGCGACGGCCATCGCGAAGGAACTCTACGGCGAGAACTGGCGGGAGAACTTCCTCGAGCTGAACGCGAGCGACGAGCGCGGCATCGACGTGGTCCGCGACCGCATCAAGAACTTCGCACGCTCGTCGTTCGGCGGGCACGACTACCGCATCATCTTCCTCGACGAGGCCGACGCGCTGACGAGCGACGCCCAGTCGGCGCTGCGCCGGACGATGGAGCAGTTCTCGAACAACACGCGCTTCATCCTCTCGTGTAACTACTCCAGTCAGATTATCGACCCCATCCAGTCGCGGTGTGCGGTGTTCCGGTTCGCGCCGCTGTCGGACGACGCCGTCGCCGACCAGTTGCGCGCCATCGCCGACGAGGAGGGCATCGAGCTGACCGACGACGGCCTCGACGCGCTGGTGTACGCCGCCGCTGGCGACATGCGCAAGGGCATCAACGGCCTGCAGGCGGCGAGCGTCGTCGGCGACACCGTCGACGAGGAGGCGGTCTTCGCCATCACCTCGACCGCCCGCCCGGAGGCCATCGAGGAGATGGTCCGGAAGGCCCTCGACGGCGACTTCATCGCCGCCCGTTCGCAACTCGACTCGTTGCTCGTCGAGGAGGGCATCGCCGGCGGCGACGTCATCGACCAGCTCCACCGCTCGGTGTGGGACTTCGGCCTCTCGGACCGCGAGGCGGTGCGCGTGATGGACCGCATCGGCGAGGCCGACTACCGCATCACCGTCGGGGCGAACGAGCAGGTCCAGCTGGAGGCGCTGCTCGCGAGCATCGCGCTGGAGAACGAGGCGTAGGCGCTCGGTGGTCCGGGCGCGGTCAGTTCAGCGTCCAGAACCCGTAGTTCAGGTACGTGGCGAACGCGACCCACGCGAGGTAGGGGACCATCAGCGGCGCGGCACGGCGGTCGACGCGCCAGAACGCGGCCATGGTCGCCACGATGGCGACGAGCAGGGCGACGATGACGGCGAGCGCGGCGAGTATCTCCTGGGCGCCGAAGAAGACGAACGACCACGAGAAGTTGAGCGCGAGCTGGACGACGAACAGCGAGACGGCGACGGTTCGAGCGCGCCCGGTCCCGTTGCGCCAGGCGAGCCAGACGGCGACGCCCATCAGCGCGTACAGCGTCGTCCAGACGGGACCGAACACCCAGTTCGGCGGGGCGAGTTCCGGACGCGTGAGCGTTCCGTACCACGTGCTGAGTCCCGTCTGCGTGAACACGGCGGCGGTGATGCCGACGAGTTCGCAGGCGAGAACGGCGAGGACCAGCCCCGCGAGCGCCCGGAGGTCGGGGAGTCGACGGGAGGAGACGGCTTCCATGGTTCCCGGAACGTGCGCGAGCGACATAACGGTGTGGCGGGCGTCGACGCACCGACCGTCACGCCCGGCGGTTCGAGTCGCTCATCCGTTCGTTCGGAAGGGTTTTAGGCGGTGGTAGGCCAACGTGAGTGCAATGAGTGAACTCGACGAGGAGTACCAACTTGCGTACTTCGACGAGGAGGACTTCACGCGAGGCGAGTGCTCCTCCTGCGGGGCCCACTTCTGGAGTCGCGACCCCGAGCGCGAGACCTGCGGCGAGCCGCCGTGCGCGCAGTACGACTTCATCGATGCGCCCGGCTTCGCCGAGGAGTACACGCTCGAGGAGATGCGCGAGGCGTTCCTCTCGTTCTTCGAGGCGAACGGCCACGAGCGCATCGACCCCTACCCCGTCGCGGCCAACCGCTGGCGCGACGACGTGTTGCTGACACAGGCGTCCATCTACGACTTCCAGCCGCTCGTGACCAGCGGGCAG
This genomic window contains:
- the larB gene encoding nickel pincer cofactor biosynthesis protein LarB; translation: MRELLEAVAAGDLSPAAAEARLAGYATSEAGRFDAARERRAGVPEGILAPGKTPEEVADLAATAVETTGHALVTRADERDVEAVRTHFDATRPDASVDADTRVGTVVVHAADYECPSLDARVGVVTAGTSDAVPAGEAATVLREAGVGVTRVDDVGVAGLVRLFDQLATLREQDLLIVAAGREGALPTVLAGLVDVPIVGLPVSTGYGHGGAGEAALAGMLQSCAPVTVVNVDAGFAAGVQATLVARALDGARRGDEGDRV
- a CDS encoding DUF7563 family protein, translated to MAKCDHCDAHVSERFARVFADEYGRLLACPSCSANAGIAEVSRDRANNA
- a CDS encoding GIY-YIG nuclease family protein, with product MPTDTHYVYVLRCGDDTLYTGYTTDVERRLREHRSGTGAKYTRGRGPLSVVHVESYGSRSAAMAREYEVKQLSRRGKERLCDDDRPTG
- a CDS encoding phosphoglucomutase/phosphomannomutase family protein, coding for MEHISFGTDGWRATLDTFTEPRVRMVGQAVADHLRAAGDPGAVAVGYDARDTSRGFADALAEVLADNGFEVLVSERDCPTPVLAWTVRDRGLAGGLMVTASHNPPEYNGVKFLPPGGAPALPEVTDDLEDRLAEPTALPEADRGTVREDTFTAAYCQHAVDFAADPDLDGLRIAYDAMHGSGRGVTDDLLAAAGASVERLRTDRDPTFGGESPEPTAERLGDLVARVTEGDADLGFANDGDADRLGVITPERGSLDPNLLYAVLYDYLLDSGTGGAVRTVSTTSVIDRIAEAHGERAVEVPVGFKWVAEGMREHDALVGGEESGGFGITAHLRNKDGVLLALVLAAAHAERPLDERADDIEAEFGEIHQGRVSVTCPDDRKAAVLDSLDGDLPETIAGVAVADVGTADGFKVFLEDGTWLLVRPSGTEPKLRVYAEADSAERVEELLAAGSDLVEPRV
- a CDS encoding GNAT family N-acetyltransferase; this encodes MSDATVGRARPDEALAVRRVLDAALLDVDDLDDAIRRGAVFVARRKDRVVGALVLDDEHVTAVAVRRRRRARGVGTALVERALSERGRLTADFREAVRPFYASLGFTIEEREDGRLWGRLDESARD
- the samp2 gene encoding ubiquitin-like small modifier protein SAMP2, whose product is MRVTVEVVGEATHTVELDAPTYGDLLREVGLNHHEATALVDGRPVPEDAPADAERVRVLRLIKGG
- a CDS encoding bactofilin family protein; amino-acid sequence: MGSSRQVRTGAVVVALVVLLAALPGVVAAETRTGGSVVVGENEVVDGDLDVFAGSVVVRGTVTGDVNAFGGSVDVDGRVDGDVNAFGGTVDVGPEGVVGGSLEAAGGDVTIAGQVDGDATVGAETVRLTDTAAIGGDLEYDGTLERSEGATVDGTVTQSDSVSVEPVPVDPRVADLVGTVYTFLASLLFGALLLLVLPGFSRRVATTALDAPLRSGGVGLLVLFAVPLVLVLFAITIVGLPITFLGAFLFVLVAWMGSVYGRVAVGAWLLRFADVRNRWAALVVGLLVVGVLTLVPILGGLVEFVVTLLGLGALATVLYRAARGGNEGRTTATAASDEEPEHPGTA
- a CDS encoding replication factor C small subunit, with the translated sequence MSEAEAEPRARGREVWIEKYRPQSLDEVFGQEDIVGRLQSYIAKDDLPHLLFAGPAGVGKTTSATAIAKELYGENWRENFLELNASDERGIDVVRDRIKNFARSSFGGHDYRIIFLDEADALTSDAQSALRRTMEQFSNNTRFILSCNYSSQIIDPIQSRCAVFRFAPLSDDAVADQLRAIADEEGIELTDDGLDALVYAAAGDMRKGINGLQAASVVGDTVDEEAVFAITSTARPEAIEEMVRKALDGDFIAARSQLDSLLVEEGIAGGDVIDQLHRSVWDFGLSDREAVRVMDRIGEADYRITVGANEQVQLEALLASIALENEA
- a CDS encoding TspO/MBR family protein, whose amino-acid sequence is MEAVSSRRLPDLRALAGLVLAVLACELVGITAAVFTQTGLSTWYGTLTRPELAPPNWVFGPVWTTLYALMGVAVWLAWRNGTGRARTVAVSLFVVQLALNFSWSFVFFGAQEILAALAVIVALLVAIVATMAAFWRVDRRAAPLMVPYLAWVAFATYLNYGFWTLN